The genomic region AATGATCTGCAACCACTATTAGTGAACTAACTAGGACATGACCAGCTAACATGAcagattgaagagaaggatgacCAGTCTAATATTGTCTAACATGACAAGGATACTAATAGAACCCAAATTGATGAATTGTAAGAGATAGTTTCCACAGCTTGATTCAAGCAATGGATTTCCATacaaataaaatgcaaaaaaaaattaagatgCATATGCGGAATATTTATAAAGCCTATTAAACGTACTACTAGGAGTAAATGCTAAGATGATGTTTATTTTATACTGCAGTAATGAAGATTACTAAATTATAAGATGCATTACTAAAGTTAAATCTTCTCTAGTAAAAGAATGCTAACCTATATTCTTCAAGTGGAGTTGAAGGGTCTGGCTTTACAGCTTCTAGCTGCAATTTCAATGCTTTTGCAGATGACTCTCTTGGATGCAATATTGAATGATAGTCGAGCAATACCttataaaaatagaattaaattagAAAATATTATATGCAAATAAAATCTACAGGGAACTGGAATGtagaaaaatatacatttttaaaatGCAGATTATTGTACTGAGCTAAATTTATACCTTTTTCCAAGGAGCATTTTCACTGTGATCTAAAATTAAGAGATCATGTATTGAAAAGGAAATTTTTGATGCATAAACCCCACCATCGGGAAAGGCATCATACTGAAAGTCTACTCCATGCAATTCAACTTCCAAACAAGCACTTTCATTTCTTGTGCATTCTCCATTTGTAGTAAGAGAATCACATTTCTTCAAGATAGGCCAGTCTGAACCTGCAATCATCCTCCATTTGACACTGAAGTTCTTAAGCAAGATTCGACCTAGTTCCTGCAAATTTTTGGAGGCTGAGATAGAAGCTCCAACAACACTGGACAAGTTGTCTTCATCGTCTTGTGATCTACAATTGTTCCGGAAATTAACTTCTGAGCAATGATTTTCCAAGACTGTCACTGTTGTGTCATACCAAACACCCTTTCCATCCACAACATTAGTTGAGGGCATGTTCTTGGTGATTCTAGGCCTCTCTGGTTCCCCAAACGATAGTTTCTTGCTTTCAGACCTTTGTGAGCTGGCAAATACTTCAGGATGATAATAATAATCTTCTATAACAGGAAATAAGACATCCACTCCCCCACCTTGAATGCCTGCTTTAGGCTCGCTTGGTATTCTGTCTTTCACTGTATAATCTAAATTCACAACAGATGTAGAAGCTGTATAATCCAAAGAACATCCTTCCTCTACAACAGGTCCACTAACAAGAAAATGAGACTCGCCTTTGCATGTAGAACCCAAAACTGCGCCATTTTCAACTACTCCTTTCAAGTTTATTCTTGGAGAAAAAGCATTTTCAAGAATGCCAACCAACAACCCAGCTAGTGCATCTTCACAACTATCAGAGTCAtccatatcctcatcatcaccatcagATGCGTCAACATTCCTGTTAACTTGGGATGAACCCTCAGAATTTTCTCTGTTGACCTTCATTAGACTTCCCTGCTTGCTGTCCCTTAGCCTTGTCTGTAGATGCACAAACGACTCTTCAAAATCAGGTGCAAATAGTTGCTGAAGCTGCACAACCAAACGCATAAGAGTTGCAGTTGTGTCATAACAAGTTTTTAACAAAATCTGATATTCGTTACATGTAACTTCCCAAAGAAGGTTGTCGTTACAATTCATTCTTACTACCACTTTCATTGAAGCCACTTCACCAATCTTCACATACCCTTGAGAGAGTAATGCATTTGCATCATAACCTTGTTTGCTACTTCTTCGTTTTGATATGTCTAAAACCAGAAGTCCTACATCTTGGAAGAAGACGTTGTACTTTTTCTCGACAGTATTTGACTTAGTCTGAATTGAAAGACAGACTGAAGAAGCAGCTAAAACACATGCCACTGGTGAGCATTCCTCTTCAATTGAATTACTGTGGTTGCCAGAACTTGGGGGCACACTTGTCCCGGAACTTCTTATGGTTGGAAACCTAAAAAAAGGTTCATAACTCACAGCAACATCTACTAATTCTAGTAAAAAGGAAGTGGCATAGGAACTGTCATGTGAATTGGTATCAGTTCCTTCTGCACCAGTATCAGGACATCGATGTTTATCAATAGCAGATTGACTAAAGAATGAAATGACTGCAGCCAACCAGTCAAGCCGACCACCAGGAGCAATGAGTGTACTGCAGCGGATTACAACAGTTGTAAGACTCTGCAATTGTTGTGGGTGGCTAACATGTATGATTGTTGTTCCTGGATTACCACTGGACAATACATTAGCCCCTCCCCCATCACCGCGTCTTAGAACATTCCTTTTGCAATGTAATAAATCAAAATGTTTGACTGCTTCAGATGATTTTTCCATTCTATCACTCAGTGATCCTTGCAGCAATCCCTCATCATGACTCAACCAAAAGTAAGAGGCTCCAGAGACACCTCCAAGGTTTGACACTGACAAAGTATCAAATTCCTGAACTCTTAAGCTAAAGTCAGCCCATAAACCAGGAAGTTCCTTCTTCATTGATGCCCTTATGTCCAGCAATTCTTTCAAATGCACGGCAATATCAACAACCTTACACTCTAAGAGAAATGATATCTGTGATACCTTTGAGCAAAGGCCTTCACCCGTGTAGGACTGGCTTTCACTGTCATGATTTTCTGAATTTGAAGATATTCTTGTGTGCCCATcaaaaccaacacaatcaatgagATCACTTAGAAGATTGACTATCACAATGTGTTCAGAGCCATATAGATCAACCTTTGCATGTGGtagagaaaagaaaataaataaggtTGAACTTTGGATCATCTTCTCTCGAATGTGAGAATCATTATCTTCTAAAGCTCCTGCAGTAGTTGCGCGTATAAATTCTTGGTTGTTTGGAATGACTTTAGCATTTTCAATTTCTCTTGTCCAGTGTTTATTGGCTGATTCCCATACCTTTTCTGCAATCCTACTCCCTGATCCAGGAGCCTCCTGCCACTGGATGCCAACGGTTGaatagtttttttctttttcactgcaCACACTGAAAACTTTCCGAGCCTGAAGTGAAAGTTCTTTGGCGGCACCATTCATCCACTCACCCTCATTCTTTTTATTAGGTGAAATCAAAAAAAGATTACACTCCCCCACATTTAGACTGATAGAACTTGACGGAGAGATGTAACAATCTTTTAGAGAACTTTCCTGTTGTTTGAGAACCGTTTTAGGCTGGCATTTACTTAAATGTACACAATCAGACGTATCAATACAAAGGAAATTGTGTGTTAGAGAGTGTGGATTAATGCTCTTGCTGCTTTCCTTTGGAAAACACAGAATAACCCTAGAAGATGATACAAGAACAGTACCCCGTATGCTCCCTTTTGAGGAATCATTTCCTCCTGTAGAAGAATAGTCATTTGTTGGTTCATCTGAAACTTTGTTGAGTTTGCCAGATACATTCTCAATTGCTTGAGTCAAATGCCACAGTCGATTTGCCATGTAAAAATCAACCCATAAAACAAATGGCTCAAGCTGTACATCAAAATTTGTGCAGCTAATTTTGGAGTTGATACAGTTAGAATCAGCAAATCGATAAATCAAGGAAATCTGATGATCAGAATCAGACTTAGAAGTTAACAATTTAACCTTAACCATGTTAGCCATGTTGTTTGCTGCATTAGAAGTCTGCAGAGATAGGGGAAAGGAGGGCAGCACATCTTCAACTTCAGATTGTAAGCTACTGATGGATAACATACTAGTTTTGATGTGCTCTTCAAAATTTGGCAAGCTGCAACTCACTTTTTTCTCACCATCTTCAGGAAGGTATTCAAATATTTCAAATTGCTTCATACCTGCTTTGAACCTCACTTCTTCATCTGTGACCTGCCAACACCAATCACAAAGAATCAGTTGGCCAACCAAGCTTAATAAAATATGTCAATATGTCAATAGTAGGCCAGCCTTTGATCCAACAATCCTTACTTGAAAGGTAAATTTCAAATTTTCGAAGTTGGCTTCCAAAAACAAATTTTCTGTGGCCCAACACCTAGCCTCCTGTTGCAGACATTCAAACCTTGACTTTTCCATGGAAGATGCAAAACTAGCATTGCTGTCTGCTAGGGAACTGGCCCTCAAGCCATCCAATCGTCCAGTATTCATATGTGAAAATGTACATATACCATCCAAATCACTTAAACGATTATGATTCAGATCTTCAATTGCAAGAATCACCGAGAAACCAGCCAATTTTGTCTTCAGATTGCATTCCACCCGTTGTTCTCCTGCAGACAAAAAAGAAAAATACTGATTTTATAAAGATCGAGGAAGAAATGAATTTTTTGAATCTAGGACATTTCTAACTTAAATTCACATATGTTATTGTAAAAGACACATTATGAACAAGCATTAACTGTCGCCATTTGCACCCACAAAATGCAGATTGCAGAATTATTTTCTTTTAACACATTGAACTCTTACTTGACCTGACTTAATAACACTGAAAGGAAAATTTCAATGGCTATTAATTTAACCAAATTTAGAATGCTTAGTTTGTTATTCCTAATTTGTTGTGCATTCACATGAAACAAACACAGCTAAAGAAATTCTGTATCCATTAAAACTTTAAATAATTTGCCTAAAAAATGTACTCAATTAATCCCAGAAAATATCACCAAATTCCAACCCTGTCATGGAAGTGAATTTACACTTCTAATTTACATAGCCATAGAACATCCAAAACCCAGTATTTTGGGATGTCTTCACCGGCTGAATCCTAGATTACCTATATGTAGATCATCTACCGTTATGGTTGACTACACATCAGTTTCTGCTTGATCAGCTGCTGTTGCCCTCTTGCTAAAATTTTTAATAAACTAATGTATTTATTGATGCCACGTGACATAAGCAAATAGAATATCATTCAAAAATGTCAAACACTTACCAGAATTTATGAGTACCGGTCCATTAGAAAGGGTAGAAGCAGCAGTTATAGCACTAAAAACTGAATAAGTCAAACCCAGTAAGCTGCTACTAGCTGGTCCAACTTGAAAGCTCCGTGCACCATCAAAACACtcaaagaattcatcaatgctGTAAGTGCAATTACAATTCAGACATTTAGAATTATGATATATCTTCCCAAATGCCAAATTGGGAAAGGTAAAAATACGATAGAATATTTGATGCATTAACAGAAACTAGAGATAAAATCTACCAAAAGATTAAGCACAGCAAGAAGAGCATAACAAATACCTTTCTTCTAGATCAACTCTTTGCATCCAGTTAGATATGAACCTTGACTCCGGAAACAAAGTAGATTTTGCAGTTTCCTCCATCACTGATGCAGATACGCTTGAAAATGACTCTGCACATGAACTAAACATTCCCTCATTCATCAGTGATTCACTAGGGCAGCGATCACATGCATGCTCATCATGACCAAGCCCCAGATTTTGTCCCTTATTCTTAGGAACAATTGTAGGTTGACTGTCAGTCCCTTTATATCCTCCAAGAGAGTGAAACAACAAAATCAATCTTTCTATTGTACATAGCTGCAATCTCAATGTAACAGGATCAATGAGAATTTCAGCATCAATTTTGGGAATATCTGTGCAGCCACTTTTCCAAGGTATGCTTAACTGAACAGATCCAGAGAAGCCAACATCATTACCTTCTATGATTGGCACAAAGTTGTCACAAATACCACTTCTTGCTCTGTTACCAGTTAAAATCGATGCAATATGTGTTTCTGCTTGTGCATCCATGTACGGTGGTGCATCATAAAGATCAATTCTTGCACCACAAAACTTTATAATTGGCATCAACATAACCACTCCTTTTAAATCTTCAGAAGCATAAACATTTTCGCAAGAACTGCCAGACACCCTAGTTCCATATTCTATTTCTGGCATTCGAAGTACCAAAATACTATGAGATTGACAACTGCTTTCAAATCCCGATGCTGTACTAGATGTCTTTGTTCCCTCCTCAAATGCAATAACAAGATTCTTTATTTTAACACGAAGACCCAGAAGCAGACTTTCCACCTTCTTTACAATCATCTGAACTCCATCATGCACACCTGGATAATTGAAGACT from Cryptomeria japonica chromosome 3, Sugi_1.0, whole genome shotgun sequence harbors:
- the LOC131034232 gene encoding autophagy-related protein 2 isoform X6, encoding MEWFTKRAIKFGLKKFLGKFILGELDLEGLDVQLGAGTIQLNLLQLNTQYLNQQLGAAAVSVKEGFINKLSIKIPWKVPIDNCEVELEDVVLVLSPRTEVRTSECTDECSISEACSKPSSSRLAAEHVKGSKVHEKGVFNYPGVHDGVQMIVKKVESLLLGLRVKIKNLVIAFEEGTKTSSTASGFESSCQSHSILVLRMPEIEYGTRVSGSSCENVYASEDLKGVVMLMPIIKFCGARIDLYDAPPYMDAQAETHIASILTGNRARSGICDNFVPIIEGNDVGFSGSVQLSIPWKSGCTDIPKIDAEILIDPVTLRLQLCTIERLILLFHSLGGYKGTDSQPTIVPKNKGQNLGLGHDEHACDRCPSESLMNEGMFSSCAESFSSVSASVMEETAKSTLFPESRFISNWMQRVDLEESIDEFFECFDGARSFQVGPASSSLLGLTYSVFSAITAASTLSNGPVLINSGEQRVECNLKTKLAGFSVILAIEDLNHNRLSDLDGICTFSHMNTGRLDGLRASSLADSNASFASSMEKSRFECLQQEARCWATENLFLEANFENLKFTFQVTDEEVRFKAGMKQFEIFEYLPEDGEKKVSCSLPNFEEHIKTSMLSISSLQSEVEDVLPSFPLSLQTSNAANNMANMVKVKLLTSKSDSDHQISLIYRFADSNCINSKISCTNFDVQLEPFVLWVDFYMANRLWHLTQAIENVSGKLNKVSDEPTNDYSSTGGNDSSKGSIRGTVLVSSSRVILCFPKESSKSINPHSLTHNFLCIDTSDCVHLSKCQPKTVLKQQESSLKDCYISPSSSISLNVGECNLFLISPNKKNEGEWMNGAAKELSLQARKVFSVCSEKEKNYSTVGIQWQEAPGSGSRIAEKVWESANKHWTREIENAKVIPNNQEFIRATTAGALEDNDSHIREKMIQSSTLFIFFSLPHAKVDLYGSEHIVIVNLLSDLIDCVGFDGHTRISSNSENHDSESQSYTGEGLCSKVSQISFLLECKVVDIAVHLKELLDIRASMKKELPGLWADFSLRVQEFDTLSVSNLGGVSGASYFWLSHDEGLLQGSLSDRMEKSSEAVKHFDLLHCKRNVLRRGDGGGANVLSSGNPGTTIIHVSHPQQLQSLTTVVIRCSTLIAPGGRLDWLAAVISFFSQSAIDKHRCPDTGAEGTDTNSHDSSYATSFLLELVDVAVSYEPFFRFPTIRSSGTSVPPSSGNHSNSIEEECSPVACVLAASSVCLSIQTKSNTVEKKYNVFFQDVGLLVLDISKRRSSKQGYDANALLSQGYVKIGEVASMKVVVRMNCNDNLLWEVTCNEYQILLKTCYDTTATLMRLVVQLQQLFAPDFEESFVHLQTRLRDSKQGSLMKVNRENSEGSSQVNRNVDASDGDDEDMDDSDSCEDALAGLLVGILENAFSPRINLKGVVENGAVLGSTCKGESHFLVSGPVVEEGCSLDYTASTSVVNLDYTVKDRIPSEPKAGIQGGGVDVLFPVIEDYYYHPEVFASSQRSESKKLSFGEPERPRITKNMPSTNVVDGKGVWYDTTVTVLENHCSEVNFRNNCRSQDDEDNLSSVVGASISASKNLQELGRILLKNFSVKWRMIAGSDWPILKKCDSLTTNGECTRNESACLEVELHGVDFQYDAFPDGGVYASKISFSIHDLLILDHSENAPWKKVLLDYHSILHPRESSAKALKLQLEAVKPDPSTPLEEYRLFVKLHPLRLHLDQSQLDFFIEFFSQLAALASVQGDSSSQMSSNRSIPVHATDAMTENNLLPFFQKCEIRPLTIHVDYIPRRFNFVALKGGNYAELLNLFSWKGINLHLKHVEAAGVYGWARISEIVIDEWLEDITQNQVHKLVKGAAPIRSLCAVGSGAAKLVSVPAEHYRKDRRLVKGVRKGL
- the LOC131034232 gene encoding autophagy-related protein 2 isoform X1 — protein: MEWFTKRAIKFGLKKFLGKFILGELDLEGLDVQLGAGTIQLNLLQLNTQYLNQQLGAAAVSVKEGFINKLSIKIPWKVPIDNCEVELEDVVLVLSPRTEVRTSECTDECSISEACSKPSSSRLAAEHVKGSKVHEKGVFNYPGVHDGVQMIVKKVESLLLGLRVKIKNLVIAFEEGTKTSSTASGFESSCQSHSILVLRMPEIEYGTRVSGSSCENVYASEDLKGVVMLMPIIKFCGARIDLYDAPPYMDAQAETHIASILTGNRARSGICDNFVPIIEGNDVGFSGSVQLSIPWKSGCTDIPKIDAEILIDPVTLRLQLCTIERLILLFHSLGGYKGTDSQPTIVPKNKGQNLGLGHDEHACDRCPSESLMNEGMFSSCAESFSSVSASVMEETAKSTLFPESRFISNWMQRVDLEESIDEFFECFDGARSFQVGPASSSLLGLTYSVFSAITAASTLSNGPVLINSGEQRVECNLKTKLAGFSVILAIEDLNHNRLSDLDGICTFSHMNTGRLDGLRASSLADSNASFASSMEKSRFECLQQEARCWATENLFLEANFENLKFTFQVTDEEVRFKAGMKQFEIFEYLPEDGEKKVSCSLPNFEEHIKTSMLSISSLQSEVEDVLPSFPLSLQTSNAANNMANMVKVKLLTSKSDSDHQISLIYRFADSNCINSKISCTNFDVQLEPFVLWVDFYMANRLWHLTQAIENVSGKLNKVSDEPTNDYSSTGGNDSSKGSIRGTVLVSSSRVILCFPKESSKSINPHSLTHNFLCIDTSDCVHLSKCQPKTVLKQQESSLKDCYISPSSSISLNVGECNLFLISPNKKNEGEWMNGAAKELSLQARKVFSVCSEKEKNYSTVGIQWQEAPGSGSRIAEKVWESANKHWTREIENAKVIPNNQEFIRATTAGALEDNDSHIREKMIQSSTLFIFFSLPHAKVDLYGSEHIVIVNLLSDLIDCVGFDGHTRISSNSENHDSESQSYTGEGLCSKVSQISFLLECKVVDIAVHLKELLDIRASMKKELPGLWADFSLRVQEFDTLSVSNLGGVSGASYFWLSHDEGLLQGSLSDRMEKSSEAVKHFDLLHCKRNVLRRGDGGGANVLSSGNPGTTIIHVSHPQQLQSLTTVVIRCSTLIAPGGRLDWLAAVISFFSQSAIDKHRCPDTGAEGTDTNSHDSSYATSFLLELVDVAVSYEPFFRFPTIRSSGTSVPPSSGNHSNSIEEECSPVACVLAASSVCLSIQTKSNTVEKKYNVFFQDVGLLVLDISKRRSSKQGYDANALLSQGYVKIGEVASMKVVVRMNCNDNLLWEVTCNEYQILLKTCYDTTATLMRLVVQLQQLFAPDFEESFVHLQTRLRDSKQGSLMKVNRENSEGSSQVNRNVDASDGDDEDMDDSDSCEDALAGLLVGILENAFSPRINLKGVVENGAVLGSTCKGESHFLVSGPVVEEGCSLDYTASTSVVNLDYTVKDRIPSEPKAGIQGGGVDVLFPVIEDYYYHPEVFASSQRSESKKLSFGEPERPRITKNMPSTNVVDGKGVWYDTTVTVLENHCSEVNFRNNCRSQDDEDNLSSVVGASISASKNLQELGRILLKNFSVKWRMIAGSDWPILKKCDSLTTNGECTRNESACLEVELHGVDFQYDAFPDGGVYASKISFSIHDLLILDHSENAPWKKVLLDYHSILHPRESSAKALKLQLEAVKPDPSTPLEEYRLFVKLHPLRLHLDQSQLDFFIEFFSQLAALASVQGDSSSQMSSNRSIPVHATDAMTENNLLPFFQKCEIRPLTIHVDYIPRRFNFVALKGGNYAELLNLFSWKGINLHLKHVEAAGVYGWARISEIVIDEWLEDITQNQVHKLVKGAAPIRSLCAVGSGAAKLVSVPAEHYRKDRRLVKGVRKGVTAFLKSISLEALSVGVHLASGAHGILVHTESALGSLPPSSSRASWECSEMDGKCNQPGDACQGLVQACESLTRGLERTAASLISNPVKSYNRGDGAGTAIASAFRGAPAAVIAPVSAAAGAFHRVLLGVRNSLDPERKKESEEKYSGLLPAVIVAD
- the LOC131034232 gene encoding autophagy-related protein 2 isoform X5, with amino-acid sequence MEWFTKRAIKFGLKKFLGKFILGELDLEGLDVQLGAGTIQLNLLQLNTQYLNQQLGAAAVSVKEGFINKLSIKIPWKVPIDNCEVELEDVVLVLSPRTEVRTSECTDECSISEACSKPSSSRLAAEHVKGSKVHEKGVFNYPGVHDGVQMIVKKVESLLLGLRVKIKNLVIAFEEGTKTSSTASGFESSCQSHSILVLRMPEIEYGTRVSGSSCENVYASEDLKGVVMLMPIIKFCGARIDLYDAPPYMDAQAETHIASILTGNRARSGICDNFVPIIEGNDVGFSGSVQLSIPWKSGCTDIPKIDAEILIDPVTLRLQLCTIERLILLFHSLGGYKGTDSQPTIVPKNKGQNLGLGHDEHACDRCPSESLMNEGMFSSCAESFSSVSASVMEETAKSTLFPESRFISNWMQRVDLEESIDEFFECFDGARSFQVGPASSSLLGLTYSVFSAITAASTLSNGPVLINSGEQRVECNLKTKLAGFSVILAIEDLNHNRLSDLDGICTFSHMNTGRLDGLRASSLADSNASFASSMEKSRFECLQQEARCWATENLFLEANFENLKFTFQVTDEEVRFKAGMKQFEIFEYLPEDGEKKVSCSLPNFEEHIKTSMLSISSLQSEVEDVLPSFPLSLQTSNAANNMANMVKVKLLTSKSDSDHQISLIYRFADSNCINSKISCTNFDVQLEPFVLWVDFYMANRLWHLTQAIENVSGKLNKVSDEPTNDYSSTGGNDSSKGSIRGTVLVSSSRVILCFPKESSKSINPHSLTHNFLCIDTSDCVHLSKCQPKTVLKQQESSLKDCYISPSSSISLNVGECNLFLISPNKKNEGEWMNGAAKELSLQARKVFSVCSEKEKNYSTVGIQWQEAPGSGSRIAEKVWESANKHWTREIENAKVIPNNQEFIRATTAGALEDNDSHIREKMIQSSTLFIFFSLPHAKVDLYGSEHIVIVNLLSDLIDCVGFDGHTRISSNSENHDSESQSYTGEGLCSKVSQISFLLECKVVDIAVHLKELLDIRASMKKELPGLWADFSLRVQEFDTLSVSNLGGVSGASYFWLSHDEGLLQGSLSDRMEKSSEAVKHFDLLHCKRNVLRRGDGGGANVLSSGNPGTTIIHVSHPQQLQSLTTVVIRCSTLIAPGGRLDWLAAVISFFSQSAIDKHRCPDTGAEGTDTNSHDSSYATSFLLELVDVAVSYEPFFRFPTIRSSGTSVPPSSGNHSNSIEEECSPVACVLAASSVCLSIQTKSNTVEKKYNVFFQDVGLLVLDISKRRSSKQGYDANALLSQGYVKIGEVASMKVVVRMNCNDNLLWEVTCNEYQILLKTCYDTTATLMRLVVQLQQLFAPDFEESFVHLQTRLRDSKQGSLMKVNRENSEGSSQVNRNVDASDGDDEDMDDSDSCEDALAGLLVGILENAFSPRINLKGVVENGAVLGSTCKGESHFLVSGPVVEEGCSLDYTASTSVVNLDYTVKDRIPSEPKAGIQGGGVDVLFPVIEDYYYHPEVFASSQRSESKKLSFGEPERPRITKNMPSTNVVDGKGVWYDTTVTVLENHCSEVNFRNNCRSQDDEDNLSSVVGASISASKNLQELGRILLKNFSVKWRMIAGSDWPILKKCDSLTTNGECTRNESACLEVELHGVDFQYDAFPDGGVYASKISFSIHDLLILDHSENAPWKKVLLDYHSILHPRESSAKALKLQLEAVKPDPSTPLEEYRLFVKLHPLRLHLDQSQLDFFIEFFSQLAALASVQGDSSSQMSSNRSIPVHATDAMTENNLLPFFQKCEIRPLTIHVDYIPRRFNFVALKGGNYAELLNLFSWKGINLHLKHVEAAGVYGWARISEIVIDEWLEDITQNQVHKLVKGAAPIRSLCAVGSGAAKLVSVPAEHYRKDRRLVKGVRKGLTQ
- the LOC131034232 gene encoding autophagy-related protein 2 isoform X3; the protein is MEWFTKRAIKFGLKKFLGKFILGELDLEGLDVQLGAGTIQLNLLQLNTQYLNQQLGAAAVSVKEGFINKLSIKIPWKVPIDNCEVELEDVVLVLSPRTEVRTSECTDECSISEACSKPSSSRLAAEHVKGSKVHEKGVFNYPGVHDGVQMIVKKVESLLLGLRVKIKNLVIAFEEGTKTSSTASGFESSCQSHSILVLRMPEIEYGTRVSGSSCENVYASEDLKGVVMLMPIIKFCGARIDLYDAPPYMDAQAETHIASILTGNRARSGICDNFVPIIEGNDVGFSGSVQLSIPWKSGCTDIPKIDAEILIDPVTLRLQLCTIERLILLFHSLGGYKGTDSQPTIVPKNKGQNLGLGHDEHACDRCPSESLMNEGMFSSCAESFSSVSASVMEETAKSTLFPESRFISNWMQRVDLEESIDEFFECFDGARSFQVGPASSSLLGLTYSVFSAITAASTLSNGPVLINSGEQRVECNLKTKLAGFSVILAIEDLNHNRLSDLDGICTFSHMNTGRLDGLRASSLADSNASFASSMEKSRFECLQQEARCWATENLFLEANFENLKFTFQVTDEEVRFKAGMKQFEIFEYLPEDGEKKVSCSLPNFEEHIKTSMLSISSLQSEVEDVLPSFPLSLQTSNAANNMANMVKVKLLTSKSDSDHQISLIYRFADSNCINSKISCTNFDVQLEPFVLWVDFYMANRLWHLTQAIENVSGKLNKVSDEPTNDYSSTGGNDSSKGSIRGTVLVSSSRVILCFPKESSKSINPHSLTHNFLCIDTSDCVHLSKCQPKTVLKQQESSLKDCYISPSSSISLNVGECNLFLISPNKKNEGEWMNGAAKELSLQARKVFSVCSEKEKNYSTVGIQWQEAPGSGSRIAEKVWESANKHWTREIENAKVIPNNQEFIRATTAGALEDNDSHIREKMIQSSTLFIFFSLPHAKVDLYGSEHIVIVNLLSDLIDCVGFDGHTRISSNSENHDSESQSYTGEGLCSKVSQISFLLECKVVDIAVHLKELLDIRASMKKELPGLWADFSLRVQEFDTLSVSNLGGVSGASYFWLSHDEGLLQGSLSDRMEKSSEAVKHFDLLHCKRNVLRRGDGGGANVLSSGNPGTTIIHVSHPQQLQSLTTVVIRCSTLIAPGGRLDWLAAVISFFSQSAIDKHRCPDTGAEGTDTNSHDSSYATSFLLELVDVAVSYEPFFRFPTIRSSGTSVPPSSGNHSNSIEEECSPVACVLAASSVCLSIQTKSNTVEKKYNVFFQDVGLLVLDISKRRSSKQGYDANALLSQGYVKIGEVASMKVVVRMNCNDNLLWEVTCNEYQILLKTCYDTTATLMRLVVQLQQLFAPDFEESFVHLQTRLRDSKQGSLMKVNRENSEGSSQVNRNVDASDGDDEDMDDSDSCEDALAGLLVGILENAFSPRINLKGVVENGAVLGSTCKGESHFLVSGPVVEEGCSLDYTASTSVVNLDYTVKDRIPSEPKAGIQGGGVDVLFPVIEDYYYHPEVFASSQRSESKKLSFGEPERPRITKNMPSTNVVDGKGVWYDTTVTVLENHCSEVNFRNNCRSQDDEDNLSSVVGASISASKNLQELGRILLKNFSVKWRMIAGSDWPILKKCDSLTTNGECTRNESACLEVELHGVDFQYDAFPDGGVYASKISFSIHDLLILDHSENAPWKKVLLDYHSILHPRESSAKALKLQLEAVKPDPSTPLEEYRLFVKLHPLRLHLDQSQLDFFIEFFSQLAALASVQGDSSSQMSSNRSIPVHATDAMTENNLLPFFQKCEIRPLTIHVDYIPRRFNFVALKGGNYAELLNLFSWKGINLHLKHVEAAGVYGWARISEIVIDEWLEDITQNQVHKLVKGAAPIRSLCAVGSGAAKLVSVPAEHYRKDRRLVKGVRKGKTGSMVMASVICP